The Oscillatoria sp. FACHB-1407 genome includes a region encoding these proteins:
- a CDS encoding iron-containing redox enzyme family protein produces MQSNLVKPLGLDSNISVIPANQQSLTPYDEAELIFANLIELDGLDARLHLYSSEVRYFETALGLALKEAYQQPQGSEAAHRFVQRVLYRINRLNLFWYDDLSHYTNERSPYLHQIREQIEQVWQAWELQQMDVDALKSLDVKQALSDRGAADLNPPLSAEGRYIQEQMSHEGYRYLLAIASFDGLVEASRLSRILGGAANEVQATLTKVLLEEYGNGRLSRKHSTFFAQMMSELNLSTQPEAYFDLVPWQVLASINHNFLLTECKRHFLRYNGGLAYFEVVGPSIYRTYLTAAQRLGLSEGAMGYWDLHIREDERHGRWMIDNVVLPLVDMYPKQAWQIVLGYDQEKFMGDRAGVAVVQVIQRGEQTAPLPVITPR; encoded by the coding sequence ATGCAGAGTAATCTTGTCAAACCGTTAGGGTTAGACTCAAATATTTCCGTCATCCCAGCCAATCAACAATCGCTCACTCCCTACGATGAAGCTGAGCTTATTTTTGCAAATCTTATAGAACTGGATGGATTAGATGCCCGATTGCACCTCTACTCATCTGAGGTGCGATATTTTGAAACCGCTTTGGGGCTTGCGCTCAAAGAAGCCTATCAGCAACCCCAAGGGTCTGAAGCCGCACACCGTTTTGTGCAACGGGTGTTGTATCGCATCAATCGCTTAAACCTGTTCTGGTATGACGATTTGAGCCATTACACCAATGAGCGATCGCCCTACTTGCATCAAATCCGCGAACAGATCGAGCAGGTTTGGCAAGCCTGGGAATTGCAACAAATGGATGTTGATGCACTGAAGTCGTTAGATGTGAAACAAGCTTTGAGCGATCGCGGTGCAGCGGATCTGAATCCCCCATTGTCGGCAGAGGGTCGCTACATCCAGGAGCAGATGAGCCATGAGGGATATCGCTATTTGTTGGCGATCGCCTCGTTTGATGGATTAGTTGAAGCGAGTCGTCTGTCCCGCATTTTGGGTGGAGCCGCTAACGAGGTGCAAGCTACCCTCACCAAAGTCTTACTGGAAGAGTATGGCAATGGTCGGTTGAGCCGCAAACACTCTACCTTCTTTGCTCAGATGATGTCTGAATTGAATTTGAGCACCCAACCTGAAGCCTACTTTGATTTGGTGCCCTGGCAAGTGTTAGCCAGCATCAACCACAACTTCCTGTTGACAGAGTGCAAACGCCATTTTCTTCGATATAACGGTGGTCTGGCTTATTTTGAAGTCGTAGGTCCCTCTATTTACAGAACCTATTTAACTGCCGCGCAACGACTTGGACTCTCGGAAGGTGCAATGGGTTATTGGGATTTGCACATTCGGGAAGATGAGCGGCATGGTCGCTGGATGATTGACAACGTGGTGTTGCCCCTGGTGGATATGTATCCCAAACAAGCGTGGCAGATTGTGTTGGGCTACGACCAGGAGAAATTTATGGGCGATCGCGCTGGAGTTGCCGTTGTACAAGTGATTCAGCGTGGCGAACAGACTGCACCCTTACCTGTAATTACGCCCCGTTAA
- a CDS encoding DUF3611 family protein — METQTEPRSPELTLTRIATVLKIVGWLSFWVQLGLGVAAGLCLVFVISGRNVSGGGSPGIGIGVFWAIAGIAVLLFSLFLAFRLTRFARQLRHPNPERHPSRAAVMQFLQMVILTGVAGMLVTILGGGATLGVLLAKSIAQPQGVAIYDPQRIIRSLDIFVAMANMNGITAHFVGAITALGLFKWLGRF; from the coding sequence ATGGAGACGCAAACAGAGCCGCGATCGCCCGAACTCACCCTAACTCGGATTGCCACCGTCCTGAAAATTGTAGGCTGGTTGAGTTTTTGGGTGCAGTTGGGGTTAGGTGTTGCCGCAGGCCTGTGTCTGGTATTCGTGATCTCTGGTCGTAATGTTTCCGGGGGAGGATCACCGGGTATTGGCATTGGGGTTTTTTGGGCGATCGCCGGAATTGCCGTTCTATTATTTAGCTTATTCCTGGCGTTTCGTCTGACCCGGTTTGCCAGACAACTCCGCCACCCCAATCCTGAACGGCACCCCTCCAGAGCAGCGGTCATGCAGTTTCTGCAAATGGTGATTCTGACTGGCGTTGCCGGGATGCTGGTAACGATTTTGGGAGGTGGTGCAACCCTGGGAGTTCTGCTGGCAAAGTCGATCGCCCAACCCCAAGGTGTTGCTATCTACGATCCACAACGCATCATTCGATCGCTCGATATTTTTGTGGCGATGGCAAATATGAACGGCATCACAGCCCATTTTGTAGGAGCTATTACGGCATTAGGTCTGTTTAAATGGTTGGGTCGCTTTTGA
- a CDS encoding methyltransferase, whose product MTGTLLRSQEQIALSAQSNAADFYNCSEEDVFFCPEESQFYSHCLERLVFSHCKPSDQVVEFGCGDGSPVINALLRTPFNGTIYGYELNPSACEIANSRITRYKLDQKYTVYNHSFFDAHHSDAHYLIANPPYLPAIDNDICMPLLHGGTDGATITNRLLTLGYPSAMLLVSSYSNPVGTIALALEQGYNVADFMVTPLTFGYYSSEPKVRDQIAKLRGDRKAFYSKNLYFLAGVLFQKQDIAKADWSAELLRTLTAL is encoded by the coding sequence TTGACTGGAACATTGTTGCGCTCTCAGGAGCAAATTGCTCTCTCTGCTCAATCGAATGCAGCGGACTTCTACAATTGCTCTGAAGAAGATGTATTCTTCTGTCCTGAAGAGTCTCAATTTTATTCTCACTGTTTAGAGCGGCTTGTATTTAGTCACTGTAAACCTTCTGATCAAGTTGTTGAATTTGGCTGTGGAGATGGTAGCCCAGTCATTAATGCTCTTCTTAGAACTCCCTTTAATGGAACAATTTATGGATATGAATTGAATCCATCCGCTTGTGAAATTGCTAATTCTAGAATCACTCGTTATAAGCTAGATCAGAAATATACGGTTTACAATCACTCTTTCTTTGATGCTCATCATTCAGATGCTCATTATTTGATTGCAAATCCTCCCTATCTTCCTGCGATCGACAACGACATTTGTATGCCGTTGTTGCATGGTGGCACGGATGGCGCAACGATTACTAACCGTCTGCTAACACTGGGCTATCCCAGCGCAATGTTACTGGTTTCTAGCTATTCCAACCCTGTGGGTACGATCGCCCTTGCTTTAGAACAGGGCTATAATGTCGCTGACTTTATGGTGACACCACTCACATTTGGGTATTACAGTTCTGAGCCAAAGGTGAGAGATCAGATTGCTAAACTTAGAGGCGATCGCAAAGCCTTCTATTCTAAGAATCTCTATTTCTTAGCGGGAGTACTATTCCAAAAACAGGACATTGCGAAAGCCGATTGGTCTGCTGAATTGCTCCGCACGTTGACAGCACTATAG
- a CDS encoding dynamin family protein: protein MEQDTCHTLLNHLQAAVSLLELPADAPLRREVNLLANVVNRSSFRIAVFAPFNYGKSTLLNALLGERALPIDLIPTTGAAIAVRYGTELRSRIAFRDGAVIDEAGTDILKQFAILDGDAKQSPLEGNRRMREDVVSVEVTCPHPFLQLGVELIDLPGTNDQEALDALVRDQLLTADLVIQVLDGRKLMTLGEREHLRDWLLDRGISTVVFVVNFLNLLEPEDQKQVYNRLRFVAESFRAKLPPGVSNLYRVDALPALRARLKGDVAEAQAAGLPMFEAALQQIVHGLQGQPSETRLPRLQAIATQVRQALRDKMSAIAATAPTHDEKELQRVQIKRKAQGLIQKGFSGSVDDLRQWLSLSNLLDRYHAAATLALKQFEFTDWVTHSLKPDWTSHQRSVVEWVYKACEFFGQARPADLWVTFPEEPTVVLPNAPQQPSKSSSGGVAPVAIATGLGWVFGGPIGAAVLGGASYLINKSDGTEAPNSSVSADALTYQVEQLYRNATQDYLNRFSTTALSALQRYEAIANPIINCPIPDPPAQDSHQHYQIQLIQSALENLGEG, encoded by the coding sequence CAGGCAGCAGTCAGTTTGTTAGAACTGCCCGCCGATGCTCCCCTGCGACGGGAGGTCAACCTGCTGGCTAACGTAGTCAACCGATCGAGCTTTCGGATTGCGGTCTTTGCCCCGTTTAACTATGGCAAATCTACCCTGTTGAATGCTCTGCTGGGGGAACGTGCCCTACCCATTGACCTGATTCCTACGACAGGGGCGGCGATCGCCGTTCGTTATGGCACGGAATTACGAAGCCGCATTGCCTTTCGTGATGGAGCCGTGATTGATGAAGCAGGAACAGATATCCTGAAACAGTTTGCGATTTTAGATGGCGATGCGAAGCAGTCCCCCCTGGAGGGAAATCGCCGGATGCGTGAAGATGTGGTGTCTGTTGAAGTGACCTGTCCCCATCCCTTTCTGCAATTAGGGGTGGAACTGATCGACCTCCCCGGTACAAATGATCAGGAAGCACTGGATGCTTTGGTACGTGACCAACTGCTAACAGCCGATCTGGTAATACAGGTGTTAGATGGTCGCAAGTTGATGACTCTGGGTGAGCGGGAGCATCTACGGGATTGGTTGCTCGATCGCGGCATCAGCACCGTCGTCTTTGTGGTTAATTTTCTAAATTTGCTCGAACCAGAGGATCAAAAACAGGTTTACAATCGGCTGCGGTTTGTCGCCGAAAGCTTTCGGGCAAAGCTGCCCCCCGGAGTGAGCAACCTGTATCGAGTAGATGCTCTGCCTGCACTACGGGCACGCCTCAAAGGGGATGTAGCTGAAGCTCAGGCGGCAGGCTTACCGATGTTTGAGGCAGCTCTACAGCAAATTGTCCACGGTCTACAGGGACAACCCAGCGAGACTCGTCTGCCCCGACTGCAAGCGATCGCCACCCAGGTGCGGCAAGCCCTACGCGACAAGATGAGTGCGATCGCTGCGACGGCTCCCACTCACGATGAGAAAGAATTACAGCGAGTCCAGATCAAACGCAAAGCGCAGGGACTCATCCAGAAAGGCTTTTCGGGTAGTGTTGACGATTTACGCCAGTGGCTCTCCTTATCTAACCTGCTGGATCGCTATCATGCGGCTGCAACCCTTGCCCTCAAGCAATTTGAATTTACTGATTGGGTGACTCACTCCCTCAAACCCGACTGGACATCACATCAGAGATCCGTTGTGGAGTGGGTTTACAAAGCCTGCGAGTTTTTTGGGCAGGCAAGACCCGCCGATCTCTGGGTGACGTTTCCCGAAGAGCCAACGGTTGTGCTGCCCAATGCCCCCCAGCAACCCTCCAAATCCTCCTCTGGAGGAGTTGCTCCCGTGGCGATCGCGACGGGGTTGGGGTGGGTGTTTGGCGGACCCATTGGAGCAGCAGTTTTGGGGGGTGCTAGTTACCTGATTAATAAATCAGATGGCACTGAAGCTCCTAACAGCTCTGTTTCAGCCGATGCCTTGACTTATCAAGTTGAGCAACTATATCGCAACGCCACGCAAGATTATCTCAACCGCTTCAGCACCACAGCTCTGTCAGCCCTGCAACGCTATGAAGCGATCGCCAATCCCATTATCAACTGCCCCATTCCCGATCCTCCCGCACAAGACTCGCATCAGCATTATCAAATTCAACTGATTCAAAGTGCTTTAGAGAACTTGGGAGAAGGATAA
- a CDS encoding GNAT family N-acetyltransferase codes for MSDVIRNATEADLPKIVEIYNRSIPGRMATADLEPVTVASRVAWFQVHDVKTRPIWVLERQGEIAAWISLSSFYGRPAYQATAEVSIYVAPNYQGQGVGSYLLQTMIDRCPEFGVTTLLGFVFGHNAPSLKMLEKVGFERWGLLPAIAKLDDQMKDLVILGLKISNREV; via the coding sequence ATGTCTGATGTTATTCGTAATGCAACCGAGGCAGATCTACCGAAGATTGTCGAGATTTACAACCGTTCCATTCCCGGACGTATGGCAACGGCTGATTTAGAGCCTGTAACGGTGGCTAGCCGCGTTGCCTGGTTTCAGGTACACGATGTCAAAACTCGTCCCATCTGGGTGTTAGAGCGGCAGGGGGAGATTGCTGCCTGGATTAGCCTCAGTTCCTTTTATGGTCGTCCTGCGTATCAAGCCACCGCAGAAGTAAGCATCTATGTTGCTCCCAACTATCAGGGGCAGGGAGTGGGTTCCTATTTGTTGCAAACGATGATCGATCGCTGTCCTGAGTTTGGAGTCACCACTCTGTTAGGGTTTGTTTTTGGTCACAATGCCCCCAGTTTGAAAATGCTTGAAAAAGTGGGGTTTGAGCGTTGGGGCTTGTTACCGGCGATCGCTAAACTGGATGATCAAATGAAAGATCTGGTTATCTTGGGTTTAAAGATTAGTAATCGTGAAGTTTAA
- a CDS encoding ligase-associated DNA damage response DEXH box helicase, with protein sequence MPRHRQKKFDLSCLQPALEWFEKQGWQPLPFQMETWQAVLAGESGMIQVPTGSGKTYAAVMGAIAAMLDAPKPGLQLLYITPLRALSRDIEQAILRPIQEMGWKLKVESRTGDTTSSRKTRQLKNMPDILITTPESLSVMLSYEGNRERFSSLRVVILDEWHELLNSKRGTQTELCLSHLRSLQPTLQTWAISATLGNPSEAAQVAVGLGVEPKIIQANLQRQTVIKSVLPTSVDSFPWAGHLGLRMLDELVEALDINVSTLIFTNTRSQSERWYQALLFAVPEYGDRIALHHGSIDVKEREAIEAGVKAGTIKWVVCTSSLDLGVDFQPVERVVQIGSAKNLARLLQRAGRSAHVPQGTSEIFFLPTNALELLEISAMRHGLDAGEIEVRCALTKPYDVLIQHLVTLACGDGFKAEEVLQEIQKTVSYNQITEQELNWILEFITTGGKCLNAYPRYKKVILENGVYKAADAQIIKMHRMGVGTIASSQAVRIVYTNRKDIGTVEESFVSKLKKGDVFFFAGKQLEFFMMKDMVVYVKGTTRKSTVTPIWYGGNLTISDTLSRQLRQEITTVKQQTQRNAELECIQPILSAQARISQLPAQDELLIECCKTREGQHLYVFPFEGRFVHEGLGMLWGYRFASQKHATFTISVNDYGFEILAPKDYPFKDLFSKEFFDLERLQEDIKASLNLSELTSRKFRNIAQIAGLVFKGYPSAKKTSSQLQVSSSLIYDVFSKYEPENLLLKQAETEVMEDQLEVHRLTKTLKRLNRLAIAWRDTKRPSPFAFPLLVERLSSRMSNESLLERITRLKEQWSNK encoded by the coding sequence GTGCCACGTCATCGTCAGAAAAAATTTGATTTAAGTTGCTTACAGCCTGCCCTGGAGTGGTTTGAGAAACAGGGTTGGCAACCGTTGCCGTTTCAGATGGAGACATGGCAGGCAGTGCTGGCAGGTGAAAGCGGCATGATTCAGGTGCCGACGGGTTCCGGCAAGACCTATGCGGCGGTGATGGGGGCGATCGCGGCAATGTTAGATGCCCCCAAACCTGGACTGCAACTACTGTACATCACACCTCTCAGGGCATTGTCGCGGGATATTGAACAGGCGATTTTGCGTCCCATTCAAGAGATGGGTTGGAAGCTAAAGGTGGAATCTCGTACCGGAGATACCACTTCCTCCCGCAAGACTCGTCAACTCAAAAACATGCCCGACATTTTGATTACGACACCCGAATCGTTGTCAGTGATGTTGTCTTATGAGGGCAATCGAGAACGGTTTAGTTCGCTGCGAGTAGTGATTTTGGATGAATGGCATGAGTTGCTCAATTCAAAACGTGGGACTCAAACGGAGTTGTGCCTGTCTCACTTGCGATCGCTGCAACCCACCCTGCAAACGTGGGCGATTTCTGCAACGTTAGGTAATCCCTCTGAAGCGGCGCAAGTTGCGGTGGGATTGGGGGTAGAACCCAAAATCATTCAGGCGAATTTGCAGCGACAGACGGTGATTAAAAGCGTTTTACCAACCTCAGTGGATAGCTTTCCTTGGGCAGGACATCTGGGTTTGCGGATGCTAGATGAACTGGTGGAGGCGTTAGATATCAATGTCTCGACGCTGATTTTTACCAACACGCGATCGCAGTCTGAGCGGTGGTATCAAGCCCTGTTATTTGCCGTACCGGAGTATGGCGATCGCATTGCACTACATCATGGATCGATTGATGTCAAAGAACGAGAGGCGATCGAGGCAGGAGTCAAAGCAGGAACGATTAAGTGGGTCGTCTGTACCTCATCATTGGATTTAGGAGTGGACTTTCAACCCGTTGAGCGAGTGGTGCAAATTGGCAGTGCCAAAAATCTGGCAAGACTGTTGCAACGGGCGGGGCGATCGGCACATGTGCCACAGGGCACCTCTGAGATTTTCTTTTTACCAACAAATGCTCTGGAATTGTTGGAAATTTCAGCGATGCGGCATGGACTAGATGCGGGAGAAATTGAAGTCCGATGTGCGCTTACCAAACCCTACGATGTGCTAATTCAGCATTTAGTGACACTAGCCTGTGGGGATGGGTTTAAAGCCGAGGAGGTACTTCAAGAGATTCAAAAAACAGTTTCCTATAATCAGATCACAGAACAGGAATTGAACTGGATTTTAGAATTTATTACAACTGGAGGGAAGTGTTTGAATGCTTACCCTAGATATAAAAAAGTCATTTTAGAGAACGGTGTTTACAAAGCAGCTGATGCTCAAATCATCAAGATGCACCGTATGGGAGTGGGAACGATCGCCTCAAGTCAAGCGGTTCGGATTGTCTACACGAACCGTAAAGACATCGGAACGGTCGAAGAGAGTTTCGTTTCAAAACTAAAGAAAGGCGATGTTTTCTTCTTTGCAGGCAAACAACTAGAGTTCTTCATGATGAAGGACATGGTGGTTTACGTCAAAGGAACAACCAGAAAATCCACGGTGACTCCAATCTGGTATGGCGGTAACTTAACGATTTCGGATACACTCAGTCGTCAACTCCGACAAGAAATCACTACAGTTAAACAACAAACTCAACGCAATGCAGAATTAGAGTGCATTCAACCGATCCTCTCGGCTCAAGCTCGCATTTCTCAGCTTCCAGCACAAGATGAGTTGTTGATTGAGTGTTGCAAAACTCGCGAAGGGCAACACTTGTATGTCTTCCCGTTTGAAGGACGGTTTGTGCATGAGGGCTTGGGAATGTTGTGGGGCTACCGCTTTGCTAGTCAGAAACACGCTACATTTACGATCTCCGTGAACGACTACGGGTTTGAAATCCTGGCACCCAAGGACTATCCATTCAAAGATTTGTTCTCTAAAGAATTCTTTGATTTGGAACGGTTGCAGGAAGATATCAAAGCCAGTCTAAATCTCTCTGAACTGACAAGTCGCAAATTTCGCAACATAGCTCAGATCGCAGGACTTGTGTTTAAAGGTTACCCATCCGCTAAAAAAACATCGAGTCAACTACAAGTCAGTTCATCCCTAATCTATGATGTCTTTTCAAAATATGAGCCTGAAAACTTGTTATTAAAACAAGCCGAAACGGAAGTTATGGAAGATCAGTTAGAGGTTCATCGTTTAACAAAAACCTTGAAACGATTGAATCGATTGGCGATCGCCTGGAGAGACACAAAACGCCCGTCTCCCTTTGCTTTTCCCCTCCTGGTCGAACGTCTTAGTTCCCGCATGTCAAACGAAAGTTTATTGGAGCGAATTACACGGCTTAAGGAACAATGGAGCAATAAGTAA
- the pdeM gene encoding ligase-associated DNA damage response endonuclease PdeM: protein MELTTCDINLKLLPEKAIYIDQFKSLLVSDIHLGKSETFQRAGIPIPNAINAETLDRLQNLCLRLKPDHLFILGDLLHSKFALVDEVLNLWFDFLQSVEADVSLIIGNHDRYLTHQLEKLSIHYFTDAIQIENLILSHEPSPQAHHLNICGHIHPCLNIKTKLDRLRLPCFYFDQIQHLLVLPSFGEFTGGYEVELTSSATAYVIAEDVIIPFQG from the coding sequence ATGGAATTGACGACTTGTGATATCAACTTAAAATTGCTACCTGAAAAGGCAATTTATATCGATCAGTTTAAGAGCTTGTTAGTATCAGATATTCATCTCGGTAAATCAGAAACCTTTCAACGAGCAGGTATTCCAATTCCTAATGCGATTAATGCCGAAACGCTCGATCGCTTACAAAACCTCTGCTTGCGACTCAAACCAGATCATCTGTTTATCTTAGGTGACCTACTTCACTCCAAGTTTGCATTAGTCGATGAAGTGTTAAATCTGTGGTTTGACTTTCTACAATCCGTTGAGGCAGACGTCTCATTGATCATCGGAAATCACGATCGCTACTTAACCCACCAGTTAGAAAAACTCTCCATTCATTACTTTACTGATGCTATTCAAATTGAGAATCTGATCTTAAGCCACGAACCCTCTCCTCAAGCGCACCATCTCAACATTTGTGGTCACATTCATCCCTGCCTCAACATCAAAACAAAGTTAGATCGATTAAGGTTACCCTGCTTCTATTTCGATCAAATCCAACATCTTCTAGTTCTTCCTTCGTTTGGAGAATTTACAGGAGGATATGAAGTCGAACTGACATCCTCTGCAACAGCTTATGTCATTGCAGAAGATGTCATTATTCCATTTCAGGGTTGA
- a CDS encoding YcbK family protein, with protein sequence MVRRILRVTEDTVFKLRPEPSSELTPQEVHEVKAGTTFEIQSYAYANANGDFNGHIKFALSGTAIRGLNTWFVSSLDAEVEFDGVVVYPHEDQENLPILRISENTTFKLRPIQSSILSPNEMEQIERGRSFLLHSYAYADSQGDFSSHIRFAIRDRKDFIRGLSTWYVYDQHAYVEFDGEIVYPPEDPNPLILRVTRDTVLKRRPVDSSQLPANERVAIAQGTTLVLESYAYADNTGDFNDHIKFAIKYAKDYVNDLSTWYVYELHARVERENKVLYPIPKPTPTPTPTPRFNGRSFKLPGNNSTFFTDQPIIPGGSFTWGEATKNATRIPPTVEIVNNIIALARELQKARNQIGRPFKINSWYRPPAINRAVGGATRSQHLTGRAVDVQVSGYSGRRAANALMAWWNGGIGIYSNLPNVLHLDIGPRRYWGF encoded by the coding sequence ATGGTGCGGCGAATTTTAAGGGTTACTGAGGACACTGTTTTTAAGCTCCGTCCTGAGCCATCGTCTGAGCTTACCCCGCAAGAGGTACATGAGGTTAAGGCTGGCACAACTTTTGAAATTCAATCCTACGCCTATGCCAATGCCAATGGAGATTTTAACGGTCACATTAAATTTGCGCTTTCTGGCACTGCGATTCGAGGGCTAAATACCTGGTTTGTTTCCAGCTTGGATGCTGAGGTTGAGTTTGATGGTGTCGTTGTTTACCCCCATGAAGACCAGGAAAATTTACCGATTCTAAGAATTTCTGAAAACACAACGTTTAAGCTACGACCTATTCAATCCTCGATTCTGTCACCCAATGAGATGGAGCAAATTGAGAGAGGGCGATCGTTCCTCTTACATTCCTATGCCTACGCTGATTCACAGGGCGATTTCAGTAGTCACATCCGCTTTGCCATCCGCGATCGCAAAGATTTCATTCGTGGCTTAAGCACCTGGTATGTCTACGACCAACATGCCTATGTTGAGTTTGATGGCGAAATTGTCTATCCGCCCGAAGACCCCAATCCTCTGATCTTGCGCGTCACCAGAGACACAGTGTTGAAGCGTCGTCCAGTGGATAGTTCTCAATTGCCTGCCAATGAACGGGTGGCGATCGCTCAAGGAACAACGCTGGTTCTCGAATCCTATGCGTATGCCGACAACACGGGCGATTTTAATGACCACATTAAGTTTGCAATCAAGTATGCCAAGGATTATGTCAATGATTTGAGTACCTGGTATGTTTACGAATTGCACGCACGGGTCGAACGAGAGAATAAGGTGTTGTATCCCATTCCAAAACCAACTCCTACCCCGACACCGACCCCTCGCTTTAATGGCAGAAGCTTCAAGTTACCTGGAAATAACAGCACCTTTTTTACGGATCAACCCATTATTCCGGGTGGCAGTTTTACCTGGGGAGAAGCCACCAAAAACGCGACTCGTATTCCTCCTACTGTGGAAATTGTCAACAACATCATTGCCCTTGCCAGAGAGTTGCAAAAGGCGAGAAACCAGATTGGCAGACCCTTCAAAATCAACTCATGGTATCGTCCGCCAGCCATCAACCGAGCTGTCGGGGGTGCGACTCGTAGCCAACATTTAACGGGTCGAGCCGTCGATGTGCAAGTGTCGGGTTACAGTGGTAGACGAGCCGCTAATGCGCTGATGGCTTGGTGGAATGGTGGCATTGGCATTTACAGCAATCTGCCCAACGTGTTGCATTTGGACATTGGTCCCAGACGATATTGGGGCTTTTAA
- a CDS encoding ATP-dependent DNA ligase, with protein MQRFTRLFQQIDETTSTNEKVSALQHYFQDEEPANAVWALYLLLGKTRKRLITSNVLRKIFLQISEIPEWLFEDCYAHVGDTAEVISLLLKDTLLTSKTGSAIPLQEWMEQIIPVIKQVESDAELTQLVVSWWSSLNSFEVFILNKLLTGAFRVGVSEKLVIKGLSAAFNIPEPDLAHRLMGDFEPTVEFYQQLVQDEHITHSPSRPYPFFLASQLEEDRFKTENFSNWRAEWKWDGIRAQIIRRANQLFIWSRGEDLITHQFPEFEQAFADIPNGYVLDGEILCWEGDRPMNFNALQKRLGRKRVTAKVIEENPTRFIAYDLLEHEGQDIRDKPLGDRRVLLQALLQSYNSPLIGTSDWLSFASWEELTQLREASREQGAEGLVIKAVDSPYLVGRKRGYWWKYKVEPMSLDAVLIYAQAGTGKRANLFTDYTFALWNGEALVTFAKAYSGLDNKEIEELDKWIRKHTVEKFGPVRSVEPIQVFEIAFEGIAESNRHKSGISVRFPRILRWRKDKPATEADTLETARQLLRGHTSVSGDGGTCDE; from the coding sequence ATGCAGCGATTTACACGGCTTTTTCAACAAATTGATGAAACTACCTCGACTAACGAAAAAGTCAGTGCATTGCAACATTATTTTCAGGATGAAGAACCTGCGAATGCTGTATGGGCATTGTATTTGTTATTGGGTAAGACACGTAAACGATTAATTACATCTAACGTTCTGCGAAAGATTTTTCTGCAAATTTCAGAGATTCCAGAGTGGTTGTTTGAAGATTGTTATGCTCATGTGGGAGACACAGCCGAAGTCATTTCGCTGTTATTGAAAGACACATTACTAACCTCCAAAACGGGGTCTGCAATACCGTTACAAGAATGGATGGAGCAGATCATTCCAGTTATTAAACAGGTTGAGTCGGATGCTGAATTAACGCAACTTGTGGTGTCATGGTGGTCATCTCTCAATTCATTTGAGGTCTTTATTCTTAATAAGTTATTAACAGGGGCATTTCGAGTGGGTGTCTCTGAGAAACTTGTCATTAAAGGACTCTCCGCCGCATTTAACATCCCTGAGCCTGATCTAGCTCATCGATTAATGGGTGACTTTGAACCCACCGTGGAATTTTATCAGCAGCTTGTTCAGGACGAACATATCACCCATTCACCCAGTAGACCTTATCCATTTTTTCTGGCGTCTCAACTGGAAGAGGATCGCTTTAAGACAGAGAATTTCTCGAACTGGCGAGCAGAATGGAAATGGGATGGTATTCGGGCACAGATCATTCGCCGTGCTAACCAGTTGTTTATCTGGTCACGGGGGGAGGATTTAATCACTCATCAATTTCCGGAGTTTGAGCAGGCTTTTGCTGACATTCCCAATGGCTACGTGCTGGATGGCGAGATCTTGTGTTGGGAAGGCGATCGCCCCATGAACTTTAACGCACTGCAAAAGCGACTGGGGCGCAAGCGAGTCACCGCGAAAGTAATTGAAGAGAACCCGACTCGGTTTATTGCCTATGACCTGTTGGAGCATGAGGGACAGGACATTCGAGATAAACCCCTGGGCGATCGCCGCGTCCTGCTTCAAGCGTTGCTTCAATCCTACAATTCTCCTTTAATTGGCACTTCCGATTGGCTCAGTTTTGCCTCATGGGAGGAGTTAACGCAATTGCGGGAAGCTTCCCGCGAGCAGGGAGCCGAGGGTCTGGTGATCAAAGCGGTGGATAGCCCCTATCTGGTTGGTCGCAAACGAGGCTATTGGTGGAAATACAAGGTTGAGCCGATGTCGTTAGATGCGGTGCTGATTTACGCCCAGGCAGGAACGGGCAAACGCGCTAACCTGTTTACCGATTACACCTTTGCCTTGTGGAATGGCGAGGCATTAGTCACCTTTGCTAAAGCCTATTCAGGGCTGGACAACAAGGAAATTGAGGAACTCGACAAATGGATTCGCAAGCATACCGTTGAGAAATTTGGACCTGTGCGATCGGTAGAACCCATCCAGGTGTTTGAGATTGCTTTTGAGGGCATCGCTGAATCCAATCGACACAAATCGGGTATCTCAGTTCGTTTTCCCAGAATTCTGCGGTGGCGCAAAGATAAGCCCGCTACAGAAGCCGATACGTTGGAAACCGCTCGACAGTTACTGCGTGGTCACACCTCTGTCAGCGGAGATGGTGGAACTTGTGATGAATGA